The DNA segment TACCACGAATTAAAATCATTACATTGCACATTCAAAAATCCACGAAATATGAGTAAAATGTGAGGCAATATGTACATAAATATACACACTTTAAGCCAAATATCAGTAATTAGCTATTGTATTATGCTTTCGAATAATTTATTCTTAGTTGAGCTGAAGCAGGTGTTTCCGAGTTTCTCGAGTTTCCTATGTAACAGACATTCATCCTGACGGCATACATATACTTCCTCTGTTCACTTTTAGTTGTCAaatattctaaaaataaatttttatttttacttgccACTTTTCGCCTatcaagagaaaaataatttattttttctgttttgtCCTTAACATTAATTACTCATTCCAAATCATTTTCAAATCTATTAAGATTATATACCAATTAATATGTGTATCATGGTAATTATGtacattatttaattttttagggGATGTGCAAAGTTAATAATGGATAAGTAAAAGTGAACAAAGGGAGTAATTAGTTAGAAGTTTTAGCTATTGAATGACTATCTGTTTGTCTTTTTGAAATGCTGTTAGTTTAGTTGAGACATTTCCGAGTTTCAAGTAACCTATGCATTTAGGATTTTATGAACATTTGGATTGAAATAACTAGTTATAATTCCCGATGTCAGATTGAAAAGAGTTGATGAAACGAACTTTACATTAGAAATTCATTTCCGTTTTGACAAAGAAACCAAAAGATTGATAGTTGTATTAGTGAGTTTAACTTTTGTATTTGTAAAAAGAAAATTACACTATCATCTCACTTATGAATAACTGCTCATAGTAAGTCAAACTAGCTCTAGTTCCCTGAAAAACGGAACCTACGTACTGCAACAAATTAAATTAGACCAATTAATAGTTACATAAGtctataaaaaaaattctttacgTTATTAGTATAAGTGATAAGTTATAAATTATTGTACTAACTAGTTAAACGATAAACAAATGCTCATAGGCACGGTATACCCATTTATTACGCCATTCAGAAAAGCAACTATATACAAGGTACGTAGTTCAACAGAGAATTGCTAGGAAAGTAAAAAAACACATATGATTATTTATGGAAGCATATATCTACTAGAGAACATTACAGTAGAAAAACACAATTATAAGGAAAGGGAAATGAATTCACAGCAGATTTAAAGGTCCAAAACCAATGTAATTTAGaaatggtggtggtggtggtgcttTCCTCCCTcagcttctttttcttctttcttagcATCCTTCTTGTCAAGGTGCTCATGGAATGCATATCCACCAGCTCCAACTGCAGCAGCTGCTGCTATCTCTTCCTCTATCTTGTGTTTGTGTGCATGCTCTGGATCTTTCTTTGCTTCATGTTTCTCATGCTATATTAATGTTTATCACCAAAACAATAGGAAAATTACAAAGAAAAGTTAATATTGGCGTGGACaaatttcaaaaattagttaGTATAATATATGTAGAGTGACATACGTGATGGTGGGAGTTGACGCTTTAAACTACTACTATGAGCTAACTAATATCAGCATTTAACTACATtttattttgtaattataaaaggtaGAAACTTTAATTCCTTTGAAAAATTATCCTTTTACAACGAATTTTAAGTTATATACACTACGTAAAAAAATACTATTAGTGCAACGTTATTACTCTAATTTAATATACATGTTACTATATCAAACTTGATATGAGATCTACCTATTGTTGTAAATTAACTTAATTTGTATTGTATAATTGCCAGTGCCAGAACCAAAGACGAACCTATGTATTGAGTGATGGGGTCACTGGACGCCGTTAACATCAGCAAATTAAactttttggatatatatatatatatatatgtgtgtgttgaAAATGGTCATATATTTTGCTTGAAATTATTAAGATCAAAAGTCTGATGGGGCACTAGTTGAACATTCGACTCTTGTGCTTCCCGTCACTTTCAAATCCTAGGTCCCTCTCTGGCTAGAACGTGTAAGTTGTCCTAGTCTTCTACAAAATGATCCTTTTATGTTTTTCTTCGCTTTTTCACACTCCTCTCTTACGTATCAACAAATTAAATACaacacaaagaagaagaaaaatatattCTATCTGCGAATTGTGTTTTTCTTTTGCACTAGAGTAAATAATAATTGGCAAGTAAAAACCCTTTTTTTCTGGCAATCCAACAATATTGTGACAATAATTTGGGAATGAAAGCAGCGAACATTTGTTAGACGACGTATATTATCGATAATTCTTGTTCTTTAGATCATAAGCACATGATGATGACCAATCTAACACGTTCACGACAGAAAAAACTTCAGAGAAAAATAATCTTCCATGATCAGATACAATTTAAAtagaataaaataattttatgaaaACTGTCTCTCAAGTATATAAAAACATTATATTTACCAATGCGTAGACACCAGCAGCAGCAGTGCCAAGTTCACCAATTTCCTCAAGATGCTTATGGTGTTTCATTTCCTTTTCGTAATCGACGGGGGCGCCTTCTTCCTCCTTGTCCTTGTGGTGGAAGAGGTGGTGGTGATGCTTCTCCTCCGCCATGAGTTTGGGTGGCACAGTTTGTGAAGAGGATCAAATGTAGTATGAAAATGATGTTGATTGAGAAAGTGGGTGATGCTTGATACAATTACGTTCTGTGAATGTTACCCTAGTATTGCTCTATTTATAAGCGATTAACTAATCGAGGACTTAGTCCAAATTAAATATTAGCTGGTATTTTCGGTATTAATTGTGGAGGAGGTGGCACTTTGACAGTCATACAACCAAAGGCGGACCTACGTTGTAGGTTGAGGGGTCAAGGGACCCCGTTAGCCTCGACAATAattctgtatatatatatgttatatatatttgtacatatatatgGGACCCCTTAAATATTTTACTTGTGAAGTGGTTGCTTTGGGGATTTAAAGTCCCTCCTTGTCCGGAAGATGTGGGTTTGAAACCCTCTTCAGCTTTTTCTCCTCCCTTTTATTTTAGTTCTTAGAATGAATACAACGTAATTTATATTTAATAGCAAATTGCTTTACTTTTTACTTTTATCTATTTCCTTTTGAATTCAGTTATAGTTTAGTACTAATATGTAATAGTCAACTTAATTAATCTTATTCTTTTTCAAATTCCTCCATTAAAATTAAAAGCCTTAATTTGAAAATTATCGCTCCacaaatagaaaaatacaaattCTTCTGCAACAACCTTCTTCAACAATCACTTTGAATCTGACTTGGCAATAACAACTAAGAGTTTGAGACTCTTCTTCAGTTTTTTGAGTATTAGCATATCCTTAATCTTGATTTCTTTAGTAAGTTTTTGATAATTTAAAGTTTGAAAGTTCTTTTGATCACTGACCTCTTTTTATTAAAAAACTAAAAATGTTAGAAGTGTGAAACATGCTTAATCAAACATCCTCCATTCACATAGTACCCATTTTGCGaagaactctctctctctttggtgttttctttttctttaaaacTTTTTTTTGTTTATACTTAGATAATAAGTCATCATAATCATTAAGTTTTCAAAGAGTTGCACCCCAAATTTTATCTCTGGTGATTAGCGTACAGTGGTGCCCCCGTCGTGCTCAAATCCTGGGTCTGTCTCTGCATACAACCGTTTTGCTATAATTTATGAATTTAACTTCTAAATCTTGACCACGTcaaataatttttacatattaaaTCACCTAAAAATAATTATAGGTATCATTCATGATAAGTGAAATTAATAAATTGAAAAACATGCATGTAACTTGCTGTAAAGCCAAAAGTACATTGATAGTGTAAAGACATttcacactatatatatatacacacgttaaattcatatttttgtacatgactgagatttttaagtttgatttggagaggaaataaaatttatgaacattttttattttttatcaatcgACTGCATAAAATTATAGATGAAGGCTTGTTGGCTAAACTAGACACAAGCTGATGACTAACCATAGTTAGCTTGTAGATTTAACTGTAGCGTGCATAGTTAGGTTGTTAAATGTATAGTTTGGTAGTTAGAAATTAGTTATGGTTAGTTGTTAGTTGGTAGTTATTTACTGTATATATATACTATGCACAGCAAATAGAAACGAACAGATTCCAATTTCATTTCTCTCGATCTattcttcttctctctcaaattttctcttcttctaagctcaactctctctctctctctctctctctctctctctctctctctctctctctctcttgctaACGACATGACaactaacatggtatcagagccaccaGTGTAGATCTACATCCCAGCTCTAAATTCTCTCCAGTCTTCTTagaaacttcaattcaacaattTCTGGTTGAATCATCTTAGAGTTCGTCTGAGTTAGAAGGAGCTAGGGTTTGTGAATTGAGTGAAAATATTTCAGAATTTTTCACTACAGTTGTTCTACGATTTCATTGCTGCTAGAAAATGGCAATTGGAGATGAGTCAAGTCACTCAAGTGGTGTATATGTTCCTCCTACCACAAGAAATGGTAATTTGGGCACTGGTACCACGAGTTTCCCAGCAATCGATCACAATCATCCACTGTTCTTACAGCCAATAAACACTCTAGAGAGTACATTGATATCTCTTCAACTTACTGGATCTGACAATTATTCCCTCTGAAGTCGTGTTATGAGGATTGGTCTATTAGGTAAGAGCAAATTAGGCTTTGTTGATGGTTGATTTCCTAAAGCTAGGTTTGAACCTGAATTACATGACCAGTGGAAAAATGTTAATTGTTCTATCATGGATTACGAACTCTGTTAGACCAGGCCTATTGAGTAGTATCTTGTATGATTCTAATGCTCATAAGATTTAGGAGGATCTCAAGGAAAGATTTGATAAAGTCAATGGTTCTAGAGTTCTATATTTTCATAGAGAAATTCATAGTCTGGCCCAATGAACCATGACAATTgctgatttttttttctaaacTAAAAGATATGTAGGATGAATTTGATGCACTCATGCCTTGTCCCGGTTGCCCTTGTCCTGAATCTAAGAAATACTCTCAGCATTTTGAAGCTCATAGACTACTGCAGTTTCTAGTAGGCTTGAATAAAACCAATGCTCAAGCGAGAAGCCCAATTATGATATCTCTTGTGCCTAGTATCAACAAAGCATATTCTCTGCTTGTTGATCAAGAAAGTCAGAGAAGTCTTGCAATATGTCAGCAGTCTATGCTAGTTACTGAAGGGATAGAAAGTACAACATTGTATAGCAATAAAGGGAATGGAGCTTTAGGTGGTAACTATAAGTTCAAGAAAAGTCATGTCCAATGTGAGTACTGCCATTGCAAGAGACATACCAAGGAGAATTGCTACAAACTTATAGGATATCTACCTGACTTAAAGACCAAAAGGAAAGGACCTGCATCCACCCCTCGTCTGTATGCCAATGGTGCCTCTGGTGTAGACTTTACTGCAGGGGATACTACCCACAGGAACACTCAACCACATTGTGCACTCACTCAAACCAATGCTTCCTATCAACAGAACAAAAGAGGATATTCTTGTGTTTATCCACAGCAACCAATTGCCTGTCCACAGCAGCAGATTCCTAATTTTGGACCTCCCTCCCGGTCTAATTCAACTCTTGCTTTATTTACTAAAGAACAGTATCAGCAGATTCCTCAGCTATTGTCATAGGGGAATGAGAAAGCTCTAGGATCATCTAGTAGATTGGCTGCAATATGTACTCTAATTGCCTTAATGACCAAATTTGTCAATAAGAACTGGATCATAGACACTGGTGCTTCAAATCATATGACCTCTAGAATTGACATGCTTAATTCACACAGTTGAATTAACAAAGCAAATAAAAATACAGTTCACTTACCAAATAGGGAGATTGTGTCTGTCACTCATAAAGGGGAAGCTATTGTTCTTAAATATCACATTATATCTAATGTGATGTACATACCAAACTTTAAGTACAACTTGTTGTCAGTGTCTCAACTTACCAAGGAGCTTTAGTGCTTTGTTGCCTTCTTTCCTGACTTCTGTATTTTTTAGGATCTATACAGTATTCAGGTGAAGGGGATTGGTAGGGATAATCATGAACTTTATATTCTACAAGGAGAAGGGCTTCAGAACTCCTCAACACAGTTTGCTGGAAGATGTCTCAATACAGTTGATGTTTCTTCTGGTTCTGAGCCTAGTTATAGCTCTAGTAC comes from the Nicotiana sylvestris chromosome 4, ASM39365v2, whole genome shotgun sequence genome and includes:
- the LOC104213906 gene encoding abscisic stress-ripening protein 2-like, whose protein sequence is MAEEKHHHHLFHHKDKEEEGAPVDYEKEMKHHKHLEEIGELGTAAAGVYALHEKHEAKKDPEHAHKHKIEEEIAAAAAVGAGGYAFHEHLDKKDAKKEEKEAEGGKHHHHHHF